The following are from one region of the Littorina saxatilis isolate snail1 linkage group LG2, US_GU_Lsax_2.0, whole genome shotgun sequence genome:
- the LOC138955635 gene encoding uncharacterized protein, with protein MTSGGGEPGVEGPRHGQSLVVDTTGGSVNSCEKSRARDSSVPACSALHGVNPCALKDEAEHPGNAVCDLSTGSDGELCITSASHDSMSGVDRNPLHGDCGALFSNTFTERLRAKSGGDDQCCGDTTLTATDRTHNLDVAPQSGKDSAVVFKRTMRSAPTSPADRPSSAKQRAVDVTANACSACPQTCCSSTVVCMETSCVSYSSTNIRAPPGSMSENYESASCCSALRVPRSLACDAAPLCCSTSQLSCSYKNSAHSCSSGLDIHQTHDLCQQRDDFLTDPKGGYSSFRCGCRPCFVRPSPRYLHGAGTTVEDLKQVFVKRRTSANARERRRMESMNVAYDHLRDVIPSFGGNRKLSKFETLQMAQTYIAALEDVLQR; from the coding sequence ATGACCAGTGGAGGCGGTGAACCCGGTGTCGAAGGTCCGCGGCACGGCCAGTCTTTAGTAGTGGACACTACCGGAGGGAGTGTGAACAGTTGTGAGAAAAGCAGAGCACGTGACTCATCCGTCCCGGCATGCAGTGCGCTCCATGGTGTGAATCCCTGTGCACTTAAGGATGAGGCTGAACATCCTGGAAATGCCGTCTGTGACCTTTCCACAGGTTCTGATGGAGAATTGTGCATAACCTCAGCGAGCCACGACAGTATGTCAGGAGTCGACAGAAATCCCCTTCACGGTGACTGTGGCGCCTTGTTCTCCAACACGTTCACAGAAAGACTGCGTGCTAAGTCGGGAGGTGATGACCAGTGTTGTGGAGATACAACTCTCACCGCCACAGACCGCACACACAACCTTGACGTCGCTCCTCAAAGTGGAAAGGACAGCGCTGTTGTCTTCAAGAGAACAATGAGGAGTGCACCAACGTCACCAGCAGACCGTCCCTCGTCAGCCAAACAACGTGCGGTGGATGTGACGGCTAACGCTTGCAGCGCCTGTCCTCAAACCTGCTGCTCTTCCACAGTTGTCTGCATGGAGACCTCCTGCGTGTCATACTCTTCCACAAACATCCGGGCACCTCCTGGCTCGATGAGCGAGAACTACGAGTCAGCATCGTGCTGTTCTGCACTTCGTGTTCCACGCTCCCTGGCCTGTGACGCCGCACCTCTCTGCTGCTCCACCTCTCAACTCTCTTGCTCCTATAAGAACTCAGCACACAGTTGTTCCAGCGGCCTTGACATTCATCAGACCCACGACCTCTGTCAGCAGAGGGACGACTTCTTGACGGACCCAAAGGGGGGTTACTCTTCCTTTCGCTGCGGTTGTCGCCCGTGCTTCGTCCGACCTTCGCCGAGATATCTGCACGGAGCGGGCACAACGGTGGAAGATCTTAAACAAGTCTTCGTCAAGCGACGCACGTCCGCCAACGCACGTGAGCGGCGACGTATGGAAAGCATGAACGTTGCCTATGACCACTTGCGCGACGTCATACCCTCTTTTGGTGGTAACCGGAAGCTTTCCAAATTCGAAACGCTGCAAATGGCGCAGACCTACATTGCTGCTTTGGAAGACGTTTTGCAACGATGA